The following coding sequences lie in one Bacillota bacterium genomic window:
- a CDS encoding YitT family protein has product MTRKFQLRQIGKLEQYFFLTIGVFIMAFAFYFFVIPSGIVTGGVTGLSMVINRYLEKVPISLLALLFNIILLFFALIFLGKREFVRSIYGSFLFPVFLALFELTITNPTFGENDLLLVALYAGGLIGIGFAIVVHYGGTTGGTDILIKIMRKYTFLSLAVCVYVVDSTVIVIGALTYPAGLSEGFINALYAIVIVFLSGKVADSFLLGMQSKKAINIVTDHPKELKAAIFATFSRGMTEIQSQGGYTEHQKTLLIMVIQNSEYHYVRQIISDTDPKAFVFATPASEIHGEWSTKEEVFLNRDQSKSSKERQNKI; this is encoded by the coding sequence ATGACAAGAAAATTTCAACTTCGTCAAATAGGAAAATTAGAACAATATTTCTTTTTAACCATAGGCGTATTTATTATGGCATTTGCTTTTTACTTTTTTGTTATTCCTTCTGGAATTGTAACAGGAGGAGTGACGGGACTATCAATGGTCATCAATCGATATCTAGAAAAGGTGCCTATTTCGTTACTTGCCTTACTATTCAATATAATATTATTATTCTTTGCTTTAATATTTCTTGGAAAAAGAGAATTCGTAAGAAGTATTTACGGCTCATTTCTTTTTCCAGTCTTTCTTGCCCTATTTGAACTTACAATAACAAATCCAACTTTTGGTGAAAACGATCTTTTGCTGGTAGCACTTTATGCAGGTGGATTAATCGGAATCGGTTTTGCAATCGTTGTGCATTATGGTGGAACAACTGGTGGAACCGATATTTTAATTAAAATCATGAGAAAATATACGTTTCTTTCCCTTGCTGTTTGCGTATACGTTGTTGATTCAACCGTGATTGTGATTGGAGCCTTAACTTATCCTGCAGGATTGAGCGAAGGATTTATTAATGCACTTTATGCAATTGTTATTGTTTTCTTATCCGGAAAAGTAGCCGATTCTTTCTTGCTTGGAATGCAATCCAAAAAGGCCATTAACATTGTCACAGATCATCCAAAAGAATTAAAAGCCGCTATTTTCGCGACGTTTAGTAGAGGGATGACTGAAATTCAAAGTCAAGGTGGATACACAGAACATCAAAAAACACTATTAATTATGGTTATTCAAAACTCTGAATATCATTATGTAAGACAAATCATTTCTGATACAGACCCCAAAGCATTTGTTTTTGCGACTCCGGCTTCAGAAATTCATGGGGAATGGTCTACCAAAGAAGAGGTGTTTTTAAATCGTGATCAAAGTAAATCAAGTAAAGAAAGACAAAACAAAATATAA
- a CDS encoding RecX family transcriptional regulator, which produces MIKVNQVKKDKTKYKVSFLFENLEEVSFVVSEDLVVQYRLLRGKEFTDLAYKTFVKDQQMDEFYQKALRFALQKQRSTHEVKEYLLKLDSQTLFVESIILKLDKLTLLNDEKYVTSILEIYFYQKRVGPLKLEELFKQKGIEPTLYKDALFSIQEKDIILNLELLFSKKLPTMKLQSIRKAMMQMKQFLYQKGYSLEVVSSFLLKHQSDFLSVIDEEKLLLLEMQKQQKKYSALELSTFETKQKIIASFIRKGFQYQDIKKILERG; this is translated from the coding sequence GTGATCAAAGTAAATCAAGTAAAGAAAGACAAAACAAAATATAAGGTATCATTTTTGTTTGAAAATCTTGAGGAGGTTTCATTTGTAGTATCCGAAGATTTAGTTGTTCAATACAGACTGCTTCGAGGAAAGGAATTTACTGATTTAGCCTACAAAACATTTGTTAAAGATCAACAAATGGATGAGTTTTATCAAAAAGCATTACGATTTGCTTTACAAAAACAAAGAAGCACACATGAAGTAAAAGAATATCTTTTGAAATTAGATTCTCAGACACTTTTTGTGGAATCAATTATTTTAAAACTTGATAAGCTAACTCTTTTAAATGACGAGAAATACGTTACAAGTATATTAGAAATTTATTTCTATCAAAAAAGAGTTGGGCCTTTAAAACTTGAAGAATTATTTAAACAAAAAGGAATTGAACCCACACTTTATAAAGATGCACTTTTTTCTATTCAAGAAAAAGACATTATCTTAAATCTAGAACTTTTATTTTCAAAAAAATTACCTACGATGAAATTACAATCTATTCGAAAAGCCATGATGCAAATGAAACAATTTCTTTATCAAAAAGGTTATTCTTTAGAAGTAGTATCTTCTTTTCTATTAAAACATCAAAGCGATTTTCTAAGTGTAATTGATGAAGAAAAACTTTTGCTTTTGGAAATGCAAAAACAACAAAAAAAATATTCGGCTTTAGAACTTTCAACTTTCGAAACAAAACAAAAAATAATTGCATCATTTATTCGAAAAGGATTTCAATATCAAGATATTAAAAAGATTCTAGAAAGGGGATAA
- the prfB gene encoding peptide chain release factor 2, producing MTYLDLKTIISDQNDRLLLLKQAFNIDKFRDKLKNLDQLTFASDFWQDPKSAQLVIQEANEIKSLTQMYDEIIELYETLELTYELSLVDDELNLDNIPELTHLFQKKTDELTIKMLLNKPYDKLNAVIDFHPGAGGTESQDWAEMLYRMYTRWADSKNFKVTVLDYLDGDEAGLKSATILVTGKNAYGYLKAESGVHRLVRLSPFDASGKRHTSFASVSVVPEIDESIEVEINEQDLKIDTYRSSGNGGQSVNTTDSAVRITHLPTKTVVTCQNERSQLQNKDTAMHVLKGKLFQLELEKKQAKLNTFSTSNVSNAFGSQIRSYVFHPYSMVKDLRTGYETSNAEKVMNGDLDDFIQAYLLKFSE from the coding sequence ATGACCTATTTAGATTTAAAAACAATCATTTCCGATCAAAACGATCGGCTTTTGTTGTTAAAACAAGCCTTTAACATTGATAAATTTAGAGATAAATTGAAAAATCTAGATCAATTAACTTTTGCATCTGATTTTTGGCAAGATCCAAAATCAGCCCAACTAGTTATTCAAGAAGCCAACGAAATTAAATCATTGACGCAAATGTATGATGAAATCATTGAATTATATGAAACATTAGAACTAACTTATGAACTTTCTTTAGTCGATGACGAGTTGAATTTAGATAATATTCCCGAACTTACACATCTTTTCCAAAAGAAGACAGATGAATTGACCATTAAGATGTTGTTAAACAAACCTTATGACAAATTAAATGCAGTAATCGATTTTCATCCTGGTGCAGGAGGTACGGAATCACAAGATTGGGCCGAAATGCTATATAGAATGTATACAAGATGGGCCGATTCAAAAAACTTTAAAGTGACAGTACTAGATTATTTAGATGGAGACGAAGCTGGATTAAAATCTGCGACGATCCTTGTCACTGGGAAAAATGCTTATGGATATTTAAAAGCAGAATCAGGAGTTCATCGTTTAGTAAGACTATCTCCTTTTGATGCTTCTGGGAAAAGACACACGTCTTTTGCTTCTGTTTCGGTAGTTCCAGAAATTGACGAATCCATTGAGGTAGAAATCAATGAACAAGATTTAAAAATTGATACATATCGATCAAGCGGCAATGGTGGACAAAGCGTTAATACAACCGATTCAGCAGTCCGAATCACTCATTTACCGACTAAAACGGTGGTAACTTGTCAAAATGAAAGAAGCCAATTACAAAATAAAGATACCGCAATGCATGTATTAAAAGGAAAATTATTTCAACTTGAACTAGAAAAAAAACAAGCAAAATTGAATACTTTTTCTACAAGCAATGTTAGTAATGCATTTGGAAGTCAAATTCGATCTTATGTTTTTCATCCTTATTCCATGGTGAAAGATTTAAGAACAGGGTATGAAACATCAAATGCTGAAAAAGTAATGAATGGAGATTTAGATGATTTTATTCAAGCATATTTATTAAAATTTAGCGAATAA